Proteins co-encoded in one Hyalangium ruber genomic window:
- a CDS encoding M56 family metallopeptidase — MRTEWLMKLEWVSPALESLWRASWQGALWAGLVWAVTRALPRLPSALRAALWWLVCLKFVLSLAGMAPIALPLLPAPAPVPVPESGVALSEGASLAVVTVAAPRVTAPVEAAVPWRQVWVAALLGAWVLGIVWQVRGHVRAWSAVRRLRQRALPLPHPDIERTLRELASAAGLRRVPRLLVSTEVTSPLATGLLSPVVVLPAKALRRLDLEALRMALAHELAHFQRRDLWLGWVPAIAESVLFFHPLARKAAREYALAREEACDAEALRLTGAEPGDYGQLLLAFGVTRAHGTAAALGASAHVHALHRRLTMLEHVDVSSSHRRFPLRVALCALGFVALVPFQVVAREPAKAPQPPESPKAAAATPAPAAPAAQGLAVPAAPKVAASPAASPVAAPKVAAAPKAPAPVQAPVPPPPPAPALAPLPPGPVLAMAGDDDDDDDELDRFVLVSGNQVMMAGSMDDLRMAKTLRNEGKDVLFVRRDDKAYVIRDAKTLEQVRAAFEPETKLGEQQAELGRKQAALGVKQAEFGQKQASLGMKQAELGMKQAEHGVAAARAAMRGDKAEQDRHEQELEKNQEAVDKEMDALGDQQEALGREQEKLGEQQEALGREQEKLGRQMAASARESRKRVDALVDEAVRKGLAEPVKD, encoded by the coding sequence ATGCGCACCGAGTGGCTGATGAAGCTGGAGTGGGTGTCCCCCGCGCTGGAGAGCCTGTGGCGGGCCTCGTGGCAGGGGGCGCTGTGGGCCGGGCTCGTCTGGGCCGTGACGCGCGCGCTGCCGCGGCTGCCCTCCGCCCTGCGCGCGGCGCTGTGGTGGCTCGTGTGCCTCAAGTTCGTGCTGTCCCTGGCGGGCATGGCGCCCATCGCGCTGCCGCTGCTGCCCGCGCCCGCGCCCGTGCCTGTGCCTGAGTCGGGGGTGGCGCTGTCAGAAGGGGCTTCCTTGGCGGTGGTGACGGTGGCCGCCCCGCGTGTCACGGCTCCCGTGGAGGCGGCGGTGCCCTGGCGGCAGGTATGGGTCGCGGCGCTGCTCGGGGCGTGGGTGCTTGGAATCGTGTGGCAGGTGCGCGGGCATGTGCGGGCCTGGAGCGCCGTGCGCCGCCTGCGCCAGCGCGCGTTGCCGCTGCCCCACCCGGACATCGAGCGGACCCTTCGCGAACTGGCCTCCGCCGCGGGCCTGCGGCGCGTGCCCCGGCTCCTGGTGTCCACGGAGGTGACGAGCCCGCTCGCCACGGGGCTGCTCTCTCCGGTGGTGGTGCTGCCGGCCAAGGCGCTCCGGCGCCTGGATCTGGAGGCCCTGCGCATGGCCCTGGCGCACGAGCTGGCCCACTTCCAACGCCGGGACTTGTGGCTCGGCTGGGTGCCGGCGATCGCCGAGAGCGTCCTCTTCTTCCATCCCCTCGCGCGCAAGGCGGCCCGTGAGTACGCCCTGGCGCGCGAGGAGGCCTGTGATGCCGAGGCCCTGCGCCTCACGGGAGCCGAGCCCGGGGACTACGGGCAGCTGCTCCTGGCCTTTGGCGTCACCCGCGCCCACGGCACCGCCGCGGCGCTCGGCGCTTCCGCCCACGTTCACGCGTTGCACAGGAGGTTGACCATGTTGGAGCACGTCGATGTCTCGTCGTCCCACCGCCGCTTCCCGCTGCGGGTAGCCCTCTGCGCCCTCGGCTTCGTGGCCCTGGTGCCCTTCCAGGTGGTGGCGCGCGAGCCGGCGAAGGCTCCGCAGCCGCCCGAGAGCCCGAAAGCGGCTGCTGCGACTCCCGCCCCGGCCGCGCCCGCCGCGCAGGGCCTGGCGGTTCCGGCGGCTCCGAAGGTTGCCGCCAGCCCCGCCGCTTCCCCCGTGGCGGCGCCGAAGGTGGCGGCGGCCCCCAAGGCTCCCGCGCCGGTGCAGGCTCCCGTGCCGCCCCCGCCTCCGGCCCCGGCTCTCGCTCCGCTGCCTCCCGGGCCGGTGCTGGCCATGGCCGGGGATGACGATGACGACGATGACGAGCTGGACCGCTTCGTCCTGGTGTCGGGGAACCAGGTGATGATGGCGGGCTCCATGGATGACTTGCGCATGGCCAAGACGCTGCGCAATGAGGGCAAGGACGTGCTCTTCGTGCGGCGCGACGACAAGGCCTACGTCATCCGTGACGCCAAGACGCTCGAGCAGGTGCGCGCGGCCTTCGAGCCGGAGACGAAGCTGGGCGAGCAGCAGGCGGAGCTTGGACGCAAGCAGGCGGCGCTGGGCGTGAAGCAGGCCGAGTTCGGCCAGAAGCAGGCATCGCTGGGCATGAAGCAGGCCGAGCTGGGCATGAAGCAGGCCGAGCATGGCGTGGCGGCCGCGCGCGCCGCGATGCGGGGAGACAAGGCCGAGCAGGATCGCCACGAGCAGGAGCTGGAGAAGAACCAGGAGGCGGTGGACAAGGAGATGGACGCGCTGGGTGACCAGCAGGAAGCGCTGGGCCGCGAGCAGGAGAAGCTGGGCGAGCAGCAGGAGGCGCTGGGCCGCGAGCAGGAGAAGCTGGGGAGGCAGATGGCGGCCAGCGCCCGCGAGTCGCGCAAGCGCGTGGATGCGCTCGTCGACGAGGCGGTCCGCAAGGGCCTCGCCGAGCCGGTGAAGGACTGA
- a CDS encoding BlaI/MecI/CopY family transcriptional regulator — MKKAVGEQELAVLRYVAEHGPATVGEVAERFGEPQGLARSTILTVMERLRLKGHLTRHKVEGVFQYSSPVPASELLRGVVGEFVQRTLSGSLSPFVTYLAEADDVSEEELQQLQDVVARLQSRKQRKE, encoded by the coding sequence ATGAAGAAAGCCGTGGGAGAGCAGGAGCTGGCGGTGCTGCGGTACGTGGCCGAGCACGGGCCCGCCACCGTGGGCGAGGTGGCCGAGCGCTTTGGCGAGCCCCAGGGGCTGGCGCGCTCCACCATCCTCACGGTGATGGAGCGGCTGCGGCTGAAGGGCCACCTCACGCGGCACAAGGTGGAGGGCGTCTTCCAGTACAGCTCGCCCGTGCCGGCCTCGGAGCTGCTGCGCGGCGTGGTGGGCGAGTTCGTCCAGCGCACGCTCTCCGGCTCCTTGTCTCCCTTCGTCACCTACCTGGCCGAGGCCGACGACGTCTCCGAGGAGGAGCTGCAGCAGCTCCAGGACGTCGTGGCGCGGCTCCAGTCGCGGAAGCAGCGGAAGGAGTAG
- a CDS encoding phospholipase D-like domain-containing protein encodes MRHILVPGHTCWLKDEATDAGLIIDARDYYRAFYQAALRAKSYIAITGWQFDSNVALLRGPDAEQARGEVRMLPLLRELCQRNPELHIYILAWDFSLLFALEREWMQELLFNWHSERISFRFDASAPLYGAHHQKLVLIDGQVAFTGGMDICDCRWDDRDHPARSTLRCDSGRDPHGPYHDVQAVLTGPVVQRLAELYEARWFNSGGGLLRLSTPVSRDDVEVTATLPLPSGPVALSRTFGKTLVPFQEPVQEVRALYVEAIDAAEHLIYLENQYFSSRAIFDALVRRMRAPGRSPLNIIFVLPRMPEALREQIAVGVAQVRMLRTLQLIARETGHHLGVYCTASPGEDGEDVFTYIHSKVMVVDDQLLTLGSANTTNRSLGLDSELNLVWQCSEGEGGREMCHAIRRLRVSLLAEHAGLARLSEVRELVRADRLVPFLDEVASGRQHRLRLHPLETVFDQNPLFKPLEPEEFIIDPEDSVLDESLFESLKQQQGLVASSVRLLSRWILGRPERCHPASLPAEAPPAE; translated from the coding sequence GTGAGACACATCCTGGTACCCGGACATACTTGCTGGCTGAAGGACGAGGCGACTGACGCCGGGTTGATCATCGACGCGCGGGACTATTACCGCGCGTTCTATCAGGCCGCGCTTCGGGCCAAGAGCTACATCGCCATCACCGGCTGGCAGTTCGACAGCAACGTGGCGCTGCTGCGAGGGCCGGACGCGGAGCAGGCGCGGGGAGAAGTGCGGATGCTTCCGCTGTTGCGCGAGCTGTGCCAGCGCAACCCGGAACTCCACATCTATATCCTCGCGTGGGACTTCAGCCTGCTGTTCGCGCTGGAGCGCGAGTGGATGCAGGAGCTGCTCTTCAACTGGCACAGCGAGCGGATCTCCTTCCGCTTCGATGCCTCGGCGCCGCTGTATGGCGCGCACCACCAGAAGCTGGTGCTCATCGATGGGCAGGTGGCCTTCACGGGCGGGATGGACATCTGCGATTGCCGCTGGGATGACCGCGACCACCCGGCGCGCTCGACGCTGCGCTGTGACTCGGGCAGAGACCCGCACGGGCCCTACCACGACGTGCAGGCGGTGCTCACGGGGCCCGTGGTGCAGCGGCTCGCGGAGCTGTACGAGGCGCGGTGGTTCAACTCCGGAGGCGGATTGCTGCGGCTGTCCACGCCCGTGTCGCGAGACGACGTGGAGGTGACGGCCACGCTGCCGCTGCCCTCGGGGCCGGTGGCGCTCAGCCGCACCTTCGGCAAGACGTTGGTGCCCTTCCAGGAGCCGGTGCAGGAGGTGCGCGCCCTCTATGTGGAGGCCATCGACGCCGCCGAGCACCTCATCTATCTGGAGAACCAGTACTTCTCCTCGCGCGCCATCTTCGATGCGCTGGTGCGCCGCATGCGCGCTCCGGGCCGGAGCCCCTTGAACATCATCTTCGTGCTGCCGCGCATGCCCGAGGCGCTGCGAGAGCAGATCGCCGTGGGGGTGGCCCAGGTGCGGATGCTGCGCACGCTGCAGCTCATCGCGCGTGAGACGGGGCACCACCTGGGGGTTTACTGCACGGCCTCGCCCGGCGAGGACGGCGAGGACGTATTCACCTACATCCACTCGAAGGTGATGGTGGTGGATGATCAGCTCCTGACGCTGGGCTCGGCCAATACCACCAACCGCAGCCTCGGGCTGGACTCGGAGCTGAACCTGGTCTGGCAGTGCTCGGAGGGCGAGGGAGGCCGGGAGATGTGCCACGCCATCCGGCGGCTGAGGGTGAGCCTGCTGGCGGAGCACGCGGGGTTGGCGCGCCTGTCGGAGGTGCGCGAGCTGGTCCGCGCGGACCGGCTGGTCCCCTTCTTGGATGAGGTGGCGTCGGGCCGGCAGCACCGCCTGCGGCTGCACCCGCTGGAGACGGTCTTCGACCAGAACCCGCTCTTCAAGCCGCTGGAGCCCGAGGAGTTCATCATCGATCCCGAGGACTCGGTGCTGGATGAGAGCCTCTTCGAGTCGCTGAAGCAGCAACAGGGACTGGTGGCCTCCAGCGTGCGGCTCCTCTCGCGCTGGATTCTGGGACGACCCGAGCGGTGTCACCCCGCGAGCCTGCCGGCGGAGGCGCCTCCGGCCGAGTAG
- a CDS encoding chaperonin has translation MAKAQRRDQVKRQTRQTKVARAKAKVGRSARQVQVTLGDLIAAAFDTVGGEVKKVARVISSPTMTQATGKRVVFVG, from the coding sequence ATGGCGAAGGCTCAGCGGCGTGATCAGGTCAAGCGGCAGACGCGGCAGACGAAGGTGGCGCGGGCGAAGGCGAAGGTGGGTCGTTCGGCGCGCCAGGTTCAGGTGACCTTGGGCGATCTGATCGCGGCGGCCTTCGACACCGTGGGTGGCGAGGTGAAGAAGGTGGCCCGTGTCATTTCGTCTCCGACGATGACGCAGGCCACGGGCAAGCGCGTCGTCTTCGTCGGTTGA
- a CDS encoding anti-sigma factor family protein: MAGNPACERFVPLLSPYIDGELTPTERVNVERHLTACKACTGRTADLRAESGLMRVGLEMAVDEVDFKDFAQKVMARVTPERPPLLERLKLSLSEMFLYQRTAMLSSLATAAVLMLVAVPLLLRDNAPVGYGAERMTVKSVRSYEPAKVAPVVMETENGGAIIWLVDQNEAARDEAQSDELEMDSPALKNPVRPQNPGLQEPPAQKGGAL, from the coding sequence ATGGCCGGAAATCCTGCGTGCGAGCGGTTCGTTCCGCTCCTCTCCCCCTACATCGACGGGGAGCTGACCCCGACCGAACGGGTCAACGTCGAGCGTCACCTGACCGCCTGCAAGGCGTGTACGGGCCGCACGGCGGACCTCCGGGCCGAGTCCGGGCTGATGCGGGTCGGCCTCGAGATGGCCGTGGATGAGGTGGACTTCAAGGACTTCGCCCAGAAGGTGATGGCGCGCGTCACCCCGGAGCGGCCGCCCCTGCTGGAGCGCTTGAAGCTGAGCCTCTCGGAGATGTTCCTCTACCAGCGCACGGCGATGCTCTCCTCGCTGGCCACCGCCGCGGTGCTGATGCTGGTGGCCGTGCCCCTGCTGCTGCGCGACAACGCCCCGGTGGGCTACGGCGCCGAGCGCATGACGGTGAAGTCGGTGCGCAGCTACGAGCCCGCCAAGGTGGCCCCCGTGGTGATGGAGACGGAGAACGGCGGCGCCATCATCTGGCTGGTGGATCAGAACGAGGCTGCCAGGGATGAGGCCCAGAGCGACGAGCTGGAGATGGACTCGCCGGCGCTGAAGAACCCCGTTCGCCCGCAGAATCCGGGCCTGCAAGAGCCACCGGCTCAAAAGGGAGGTGCTCTGTGA
- a CDS encoding RNA polymerase sigma factor — translation MATDDLTLVKRVRDGDQRAFKLLVERYQRKVYAVALGMLKDKEEAMDVSQEAFVKVYKYLDHFKGDASFYTWLYRITVNICIDIIRKRQGAGGEAVEFDETMPMDVSEANIGALGSRLGTNPQKSALRRELAEKIQEALAAVPEKHRAILLLREIEGMSYEDLSRTLDIPKGTVMSRLFHARAKVQKILSQYLELDEAKSGVGNE, via the coding sequence TTGGCCACCGACGATCTCACACTCGTCAAGCGCGTCCGCGACGGAGACCAGCGCGCCTTCAAGCTCCTCGTCGAGCGCTACCAGCGCAAGGTGTATGCCGTTGCGCTCGGAATGCTCAAGGACAAGGAGGAGGCGATGGACGTCTCCCAGGAGGCGTTCGTCAAGGTCTACAAGTACTTGGACCACTTCAAGGGTGACGCCTCGTTCTACACGTGGCTCTACCGCATCACCGTCAACATCTGCATCGACATCATCCGCAAGCGCCAGGGCGCCGGCGGCGAGGCGGTCGAGTTCGACGAGACGATGCCCATGGATGTGTCCGAGGCCAACATTGGCGCGCTGGGCAGCCGCCTGGGCACCAACCCCCAGAAGAGCGCGCTGAGGCGCGAGCTGGCCGAGAAGATTCAGGAGGCGCTGGCCGCCGTGCCCGAGAAGCACCGCGCCATCCTCCTGCTCCGCGAGATCGAGGGAATGTCCTACGAGGACCTGTCTCGTACCCTGGACATTCCCAAGGGCACGGTGATGAGCCGGCTGTTCCACGCCCGGGCCAAGGTTCAGAAAATCCTGAGCCAATACCTGGAGTTGGACGAGGCCAAGAGCGGGGTGGGCAATGAGTAG
- the hemF gene encoding oxygen-dependent coproporphyrinogen oxidase has translation MTVDLEQVEGLKRRMADFIQQLQDEICGALEKLDGQARFREDPWQRPGGGGGRTRVLEEGAVLEKAGVSTSVVFGELEEAFAKRLQGQGRNFWAGGLSLVLHPRNPHAPTVHANFRFIHQGGKAWFGGGADLTPYYLYEEDAAHFHRTLKAACDKHDPAYYPRFKATCDKYFYLRHREETRGVGGIFFEDVGGELERELAFVMDAGRAFLPAYLPILERRKDTPYTPEQRFWQEVRRGRYVEFNLVYDRGTTFGLETRGRTESILMSLPPQARWRYDHHPEPGSWEARLVEVLRQPRDWAEGGQGG, from the coding sequence ATGACGGTGGATCTGGAGCAGGTGGAGGGACTGAAACGGCGGATGGCGGACTTCATCCAGCAGCTCCAGGATGAGATTTGCGGCGCGCTGGAGAAGCTGGACGGCCAGGCGCGCTTCCGGGAGGACCCGTGGCAGCGGCCGGGCGGTGGCGGCGGGCGCACGCGGGTGCTGGAAGAGGGCGCGGTGCTGGAGAAGGCCGGGGTGAGCACCTCGGTGGTGTTCGGCGAGCTGGAGGAGGCCTTCGCCAAGCGGCTCCAGGGCCAGGGGCGCAACTTCTGGGCCGGCGGGCTGTCGCTGGTGCTCCACCCGCGAAACCCCCACGCGCCCACGGTGCATGCCAACTTCCGCTTCATCCACCAGGGTGGCAAGGCGTGGTTTGGCGGCGGGGCGGACCTGACGCCGTATTACCTCTATGAGGAGGACGCGGCGCACTTCCACCGCACGCTGAAGGCCGCGTGCGACAAGCACGACCCGGCGTACTACCCGCGCTTCAAGGCCACGTGTGACAAGTACTTCTACCTGCGCCACCGCGAGGAGACGCGGGGCGTGGGCGGCATCTTCTTCGAGGATGTGGGCGGGGAGCTGGAGCGCGAGCTGGCGTTCGTGATGGACGCGGGGCGCGCGTTCCTGCCCGCGTACCTGCCCATCCTGGAGCGGCGCAAGGACACGCCGTACACGCCCGAGCAGCGCTTCTGGCAGGAGGTTCGCCGCGGGCGCTACGTGGAGTTCAACCTCGTGTACGACCGGGGCACCACGTTCGGGCTGGAGACGCGCGGGCGCACCGAGTCGATCCTCATGTCGCTGCCGCCCCAGGCGCGCTGGCGCTACGACCACCACCCGGAGCCGGGCTCCTGGGAAGCACGGTTGGTGGAGGTGCTGCGCCAGCCGCGCGACTGGGCCGAAGGCGGGCAGGGAGGGTAG
- a CDS encoding pentapeptide repeat-containing protein codes for MSLAPGERVSRWMTPDGQRRRERLLTLGLKGAWREVLRGFPGSAELGDNLGDLRGIDLSGYQLPGAELVQARLEGATLDEADLSGASLELATLSGASLRWTALDGASLRACVALETRWDDASLEGAVLTAANLTGGSFRRAWLRGAHLNAATLKRADLRLANLEEADLRFCDLEDACVACVRRGRPRTYVSGLAELGERQGFPTFRDALELPLHELRTLERRNWALLHVEAGLEASPEPARELIALLREGYWQCHLVAATALVLGGANEHTLPALWRRIDGNSQVHPQLVVAALLVDPDFERNATLRLSGALPPPALISLAWALEMLTGAPWPLPSLTPELLRGPRNNCHRWLRGLRQHVEPRLQAAWPLLLE; via the coding sequence GTGAGCCTGGCTCCCGGCGAGCGCGTCTCTCGCTGGATGACACCGGACGGCCAGCGGCGGCGCGAGCGGCTCCTGACCTTGGGACTGAAGGGGGCATGGCGCGAGGTGCTCCGGGGCTTCCCGGGCAGCGCCGAGCTGGGAGACAACCTGGGGGACCTTCGGGGCATCGACCTGAGCGGGTATCAGCTCCCGGGAGCGGAGTTGGTCCAGGCGCGGCTCGAGGGCGCCACCCTGGATGAAGCGGACCTGTCGGGCGCGAGCCTGGAGCTGGCGACGCTCTCGGGGGCCTCGCTCCGCTGGACGGCCCTGGATGGCGCGAGCCTGCGGGCCTGCGTCGCGCTGGAGACCCGGTGGGACGATGCCTCGCTAGAGGGCGCGGTGCTCACGGCCGCGAACCTGACCGGGGGCTCCTTTCGCCGGGCGTGGCTGCGGGGTGCGCACCTGAACGCGGCGACTTTGAAGCGCGCGGACCTGCGCCTGGCGAACCTCGAGGAGGCGGACCTGCGCTTCTGCGACCTGGAGGACGCGTGCGTGGCCTGCGTCCGCCGAGGCCGGCCGCGCACCTATGTCTCCGGGCTGGCCGAGCTCGGCGAGCGGCAGGGGTTCCCGACGTTCCGCGATGCCCTGGAGCTGCCGCTGCACGAGCTGCGCACGTTGGAGCGGAGGAACTGGGCGCTGCTGCACGTGGAGGCGGGGCTGGAGGCGAGCCCCGAGCCGGCCCGGGAACTCATCGCGCTGCTGCGGGAGGGTTACTGGCAGTGCCACCTCGTGGCGGCCACGGCCCTGGTGCTGGGCGGGGCGAACGAGCACACCCTGCCGGCGCTCTGGAGGCGCATCGACGGAAACAGCCAGGTTCATCCCCAGCTCGTGGTGGCCGCGCTGCTGGTGGATCCGGACTTCGAGCGCAACGCCACCCTGCGGCTCTCCGGCGCGCTGCCGCCTCCGGCGTTGATCAGCCTGGCCTGGGCGCTGGAGATGCTGACCGGCGCGCCATGGCCCCTGCCCTCGCTAACCCCGGAGCTCCTGCGGGGTCCTCGGAACAACTGCCACCGGTGGCTGCGGGGCCTGCGCCAGCACGTGGAGCCGCGCCTGCAAGCGGCGTGGCCCCTGTTATTGGAGTGA
- a CDS encoding DUF2378 family protein, whose protein sequence is MTAPLSGRVTQGSFFEGLFVRALGAEGGFADALRTVGVDVRRLQPSYPIEVWNEALEVAWKQRFPHLGREDAYRQMGRQLAFGFSRTLVGKVVDVSLPLLGPDRFVMRIPSLSKLDTFEYEVRVEKLGDKGYRVSYRNDPDAKPDFMAGLFEEGLRKTGVSPTVAVTLREPQGFDLEMRW, encoded by the coding sequence ATGACCGCACCTTTGTCCGGCCGCGTCACGCAGGGCTCGTTCTTCGAGGGACTCTTCGTGCGGGCGTTGGGCGCCGAGGGTGGATTCGCCGACGCGCTGCGCACCGTGGGTGTGGACGTGCGGCGCCTCCAGCCCAGCTACCCCATTGAAGTGTGGAACGAGGCGCTCGAGGTGGCATGGAAGCAGCGCTTCCCCCACCTGGGGCGGGAGGACGCGTACCGGCAGATGGGGCGGCAGCTGGCGTTCGGGTTCTCCCGGACGTTGGTGGGCAAGGTGGTGGACGTGAGCCTGCCGCTCTTGGGGCCGGACCGATTCGTGATGCGCATCCCCAGCCTGAGCAAGCTGGACACCTTCGAGTACGAGGTGCGGGTGGAGAAGCTCGGGGACAAGGGCTACCGGGTGTCCTACCGGAACGATCCGGACGCCAAGCCGGACTTCATGGCGGGCCTGTTCGAGGAGGGCCTGCGCAAGACGGGCGTGTCGCCCACGGTGGCGGTGACGCTGCGCGAGCCCCAGGGGTTCGATCTGGAGATGCGCTGGTGA
- a CDS encoding DUF3467 domain-containing protein, with translation MSDTPKPPSPPFQIQLDEEVALGQYANMAMVDHTDTEFTLDFLYVFPQQNRAKVHSRIITSPQHMKKLLLAMQENLARYEAKHGTILLREDDRRH, from the coding sequence ATGTCGGACACTCCCAAGCCGCCGAGTCCCCCCTTTCAGATACAACTCGACGAAGAGGTGGCCCTGGGCCAGTACGCGAACATGGCGATGGTGGACCACACCGACACCGAGTTCACCCTGGACTTCCTCTACGTCTTCCCCCAGCAGAACCGGGCCAAGGTGCATTCGCGCATCATCACCAGCCCGCAGCACATGAAGAAGCTGCTGCTGGCCATGCAGGAGAACCTCGCCCGCTACGAGGCGAAGCATGGCACCATTCTCCTGCGAGAGGATGACCGCAGGCACTGA
- a CDS encoding alpha/beta hydrolase, translating into MDPWKTAPFELGHGDDACLLLHGFTGSPWDIRPLGEALAARGLHVKAPRLPGHGTTPEALLEVSHRHWQESAQEALYSLRGYRNVFVAGLSMGALLGLHLAARQPELVRGLVLIAPAARFKGPTMALLKRLRHTGLLERVKPWVHKTGTDLSDPVALAEAPILSAFPSARLNDLWTLQAQAVENAPLVRCPTLVVVAEQDHVVDPEGGRWLASQLTQSPDVRVLSLHEGYHIIPRDKGGPRMAAEVGDFLEPLREWGIEARAVH; encoded by the coding sequence ATGGATCCCTGGAAGACAGCCCCTTTCGAGCTGGGACACGGCGATGATGCCTGTTTGCTGCTGCACGGTTTCACCGGCAGCCCGTGGGACATCCGCCCCCTGGGGGAGGCCCTGGCCGCGCGCGGGCTGCATGTGAAGGCTCCCCGGCTGCCGGGCCATGGCACCACCCCCGAGGCGCTGCTGGAGGTGAGCCACCGCCATTGGCAGGAGTCCGCGCAGGAGGCGCTGTACTCGCTGCGGGGCTACCGGAACGTGTTCGTCGCGGGCCTGTCCATGGGCGCGCTGCTGGGCCTGCACCTCGCGGCACGGCAGCCCGAGTTGGTGCGCGGGTTGGTGCTCATCGCCCCGGCGGCGCGCTTCAAGGGGCCGACGATGGCGCTGCTCAAGCGCCTGCGGCACACCGGGCTCCTGGAGCGGGTGAAGCCCTGGGTCCACAAGACGGGCACGGACCTGAGCGATCCGGTGGCGCTGGCCGAGGCCCCCATCCTCTCCGCCTTCCCCAGCGCGCGCCTCAATGACTTGTGGACGCTGCAGGCACAGGCGGTCGAGAACGCGCCCCTGGTGCGCTGCCCCACCCTCGTAGTGGTCGCCGAGCAGGACCATGTGGTGGATCCGGAGGGGGGGCGCTGGCTGGCCTCCCAGCTCACGCAGTCCCCGGACGTCCGGGTGCTGTCGCTCCACGAGGGCTACCACATCATCCCCCGGGACAAGGGCGGGCCGCGCATGGCCGCCGAGGTGGGGGACTTCCTGGAGCCCTTGCGCGAGTGGGGCATCGAGGCGCGGGCCGTCCACTGA
- a CDS encoding ABC transporter ATP-binding protein, with protein MSSSPSPPLVELHDVTKAYTEGDAVREVLTGATLTLRRGEFVVLLGRSGSGKSTLLNLISGIDLPTRGSVRVEGRELDKLSERERTLLRRERVGFVFQAFNLLPTLTVEENVRLPLELTGKSGAAADARVRELLGKVGLGSREQSFPDRLSGGEQQRVAVARALAHAPPLLLADEPTGNLDEQTGRQVLELLEGLIRRDNACAFVVSHDPGLAARADRAFVLEAGRLIERQVRT; from the coding sequence ATGTCCTCCTCTCCGTCGCCGCCCCTCGTCGAACTGCACGACGTCACCAAGGCCTACACCGAGGGAGATGCCGTGCGCGAGGTGCTCACCGGCGCCACCCTCACCCTGCGCCGGGGCGAGTTCGTGGTGCTGCTGGGCCGCAGTGGCTCCGGCAAGTCCACCCTTCTCAACCTCATCAGCGGGATTGATCTGCCCACGCGCGGCTCGGTGCGGGTGGAGGGCCGCGAGCTCGACAAGCTGAGCGAGCGCGAGCGCACGCTGCTGCGCCGTGAGCGCGTGGGCTTCGTCTTCCAGGCCTTCAACCTGCTGCCCACGCTGACGGTGGAGGAGAACGTGCGGCTGCCCCTGGAGCTCACGGGGAAGAGCGGCGCGGCGGCGGACGCACGGGTGCGGGAGCTGCTCGGCAAGGTGGGGCTGGGCAGCCGCGAGCAGAGCTTCCCGGACCGCCTCTCCGGGGGCGAGCAGCAGCGTGTGGCGGTGGCTCGGGCCCTGGCGCACGCGCCGCCCCTGCTGCTGGCGGACGAGCCGACGGGCAACCTCGATGAACAGACAGGACGGCAGGTGCTGGAGCTGCTGGAGGGGCTCATCCGCCGCGACAACGCCTGTGCCTTCGTGGTGTCGCATGATCCGGGGCTCGCGGCGCGCGCGGACCGGGCCTTCGTGCTGGAGGCGGGCCGGCTCATCGAGCGGCAGGTGCGGACATGA